In a genomic window of Pontibacter liquoris:
- a CDS encoding DUF72 domain-containing protein: protein MEHKIHIGTSGWHYKHWMGNFYPAGVKSKDFTNYYTRFFQTVEINNSFYKLPSAETFANWRAAVPDDFLFAVKASRYITHMKKLKEPQEGLSRLFHNINALEEKLGPILFQLPPMWKVNVDRLRQFLKLLPPYYRYTFEFRHPSWYAPEVLDLLREHQAAFCIYELEYHLSPLEVTADFVYVRLHGPEGKYAGSYSESALQGWAQQCKEWQQAGHDVYVYFDNDQLGYAAFNAMRLQELVKEQITLPA, encoded by the coding sequence ATGGAGCACAAAATACATATCGGCACTTCCGGCTGGCACTACAAGCACTGGATGGGAAACTTCTATCCTGCAGGAGTAAAATCGAAAGACTTCACCAACTATTACACCCGCTTTTTCCAGACCGTGGAGATCAACAACTCTTTTTATAAACTGCCTTCTGCCGAAACCTTTGCCAACTGGCGCGCCGCGGTGCCAGACGACTTTCTTTTTGCCGTGAAGGCCAGCCGCTATATCACCCACATGAAGAAGCTGAAAGAGCCACAGGAAGGATTGTCGCGATTGTTTCACAACATCAATGCGCTGGAAGAAAAGCTCGGCCCCATTCTGTTTCAGTTGCCGCCCATGTGGAAAGTGAATGTGGACCGGCTGCGCCAGTTTCTGAAGCTGCTCCCTCCCTATTACCGCTATACCTTCGAGTTCCGGCACCCCAGCTGGTATGCGCCCGAAGTGCTGGATTTGCTGCGCGAGCACCAGGCGGCTTTCTGCATCTATGAACTGGAATATCACCTGTCGCCGCTGGAAGTGACGGCTGATTTTGTGTATGTGCGCCTGCATGGCCCCGAGGGCAAGTATGCGGGCAGTTACAGCGAGAGTGCCCTGCAAGGATGGGCGCAACAGTGCAAAGAATGGCAGCAGGCGGGGCATGATGTGTATGTATACTTTGATAACGACCAGCTGGGCTATGCTGCCTTTAATGCCATGCGGCTGCAGGAGCTGGTGAAGGAACAAATCACCCTGCCGGCATAG
- a CDS encoding STAS domain-containing protein, with translation MKQHFDVTTEQHGEVALVRLSGELDASTSTVADTAMVEALKSTTKAILIDCNDLTYISSAGLGAVLSTFHDCKHRSVKLFLFGVQPRIKNILCILGLEKVIPIVATEEEALSAVS, from the coding sequence ATGAAACAACATTTTGATGTTACAACAGAACAGCACGGCGAGGTAGCACTTGTCCGGTTATCGGGCGAACTGGATGCCAGCACCTCCACGGTGGCAGACACGGCCATGGTAGAAGCCTTAAAAAGCACCACCAAAGCTATTCTGATTGATTGTAATGACCTGACCTATATCTCCTCTGCCGGACTTGGTGCCGTGCTTTCCACCTTTCATGATTGTAAACACCGTTCGGTGAAGCTGTTCCTCTTCGGCGTTCAGCCCCGTATCAAAAATATCCTCTGCATTCTGGGCCTGGAAAAGGTCATCCCGATTGTAGCAACTGAAGAAGAAGCCCTGAGTGCAGTAAGCTGA
- a CDS encoding response regulator translates to MIRVILTDDHKMVREGLRALLLDSDSIQVVGETADGQELLHLLQTTPADVVLMDMNMPGKNGLETTTEMKQAFPHVKVLVLSMLDHERHVAQMIEAGAAGYILKNAGKEELVSAIQLVAAGVPYISSEITIDLLKKTPVPGRHESPPAEKSKCDLTRRELEILALIAEGHTNAEISEMLFTSKRTIETHRQNLLEKTQTNNTATLIKYAFKNGLLS, encoded by the coding sequence ATGATAAGAGTTATACTTACGGATGACCATAAAATGGTACGGGAAGGGTTAAGGGCCCTGTTGCTTGATTCGGATTCCATACAGGTAGTGGGGGAGACGGCAGATGGGCAGGAGCTCCTGCATTTGCTCCAGACCACCCCGGCCGACGTGGTGCTGATGGATATGAACATGCCCGGTAAGAATGGCCTGGAGACGACCACAGAGATGAAACAGGCTTTTCCCCACGTCAAAGTGCTGGTGCTCTCGATGCTGGACCATGAACGGCATGTGGCGCAAATGATCGAAGCGGGAGCGGCGGGGTATATCCTGAAAAATGCGGGCAAAGAAGAACTGGTATCGGCCATACAACTGGTTGCTGCCGGCGTGCCCTACATCAGCTCCGAAATCACCATCGATCTATTGAAGAAAACGCCGGTACCTGGCAGACATGAAAGCCCGCCCGCCGAAAAATCGAAATGCGACCTGACCAGGCGTGAACTGGAAATATTGGCGCTTATTGCTGAAGGCCACACCAATGCCGAGATATCTGAAATGCTCTTTACCAGCAAGCGTACCATAGAAACGCACCGCCAGAATCTGCTCGAAAAAACGCAGACCAACAACACGGCCACGCTGATTAAGTATGCCTTTAAAAACGGCCTGCTTTCCTGA
- a CDS encoding pirin family protein: MKNRTVERLLYAEITDMGDMPVRQPFPTQQVGQLDPFLLLHHHIAELPEDAIPGKAGVGPHPHRGFSAVTFVYRGGVHHRDSRGNNSVVYAGGTQWLHAGMGLVHSERPPHDLQEHGGVQEIVQLWINSPAAHKMDQPSYQALQAEDTPVVESEDRKVRVQVVAGTYQVATGPIKPVSPVLALRLTMKATGVCQVPLPENFNAFLYLLDGSIRLEGYGLVEGHYAVMLHRDGEGVTLTATEDTRVLLMAAAPLDEPVASHGPFVMNNQTQLMQAMRDYQMGKMGILIED; this comes from the coding sequence ATGAAAAACCGGACAGTGGAGCGCCTGCTGTATGCAGAAATAACAGACATGGGAGACATGCCCGTTCGGCAGCCTTTCCCTACCCAGCAGGTAGGGCAGCTGGACCCTTTTCTGTTGCTCCACCACCACATAGCGGAGCTGCCCGAGGATGCCATTCCCGGTAAGGCCGGTGTGGGGCCGCACCCGCACCGGGGCTTTTCGGCGGTTACGTTTGTGTACCGCGGTGGCGTGCACCACCGTGACTCGCGCGGCAATAACAGCGTGGTGTATGCCGGTGGCACGCAGTGGCTGCATGCCGGCATGGGTTTGGTACACAGCGAGCGCCCGCCGCACGACCTGCAGGAACACGGCGGCGTACAGGAAATCGTGCAGTTGTGGATCAACTCGCCTGCCGCGCATAAAATGGACCAGCCCTCATACCAGGCTTTGCAGGCTGAAGATACCCCGGTTGTGGAAAGTGAAGACCGCAAAGTGCGCGTACAGGTTGTGGCCGGAACATACCAGGTCGCTACAGGGCCCATAAAACCGGTAAGCCCGGTACTTGCCCTGCGCCTGACGATGAAAGCCACCGGAGTTTGCCAGGTGCCTTTGCCCGAAAATTTTAATGCCTTTTTATACTTGCTCGATGGCAGCATCCGCCTCGAAGGGTATGGGTTGGTAGAAGGCCATTATGCGGTTATGCTGCACCGCGATGGCGAAGGCGTGACCCTGACCGCTACGGAAGATACCCGCGTCCTGCTCATGGCCGCAGCTCCGCTAGATGAGCCGGTAGCGAGCCACGGCCCCTTTGTCATGAACAACCAGACCCAGCTGATGCAGGCCATGCGCGATTACCAGATGGGCAAAATGGGCATCCTGATAGAAGACTAA